From Odontesthes bonariensis isolate fOdoBon6 chromosome 21, fOdoBon6.hap1, whole genome shotgun sequence, a single genomic window includes:
- the LOC142370812 gene encoding uncharacterized protein LOC142370812, producing MALSQIQCLDDNHVNPRTHESKPEFFYCEDQRLALEALLYDGREAFVRYLETRGLRGFLSDPELETLAGEVEPFDPGSELFLDNVKDESLSLQYWPELSDTSMPQMDLGWPNNDSYRGVTRTTVYTQPPLDGQAHIKEVVRKMITQAQKVIAVVMDVFTDVDIFRDLLDAAFRRKVSVYILLERTTLPHFLSMCQRANMHAGHLKHLRVRCSEGTEFYTRRCTKVRGRTGHRFMFIDGDKAVSGSYSFTWMSSRLDRNLITVTTGQAVDAFDQLFRFLYMTSSYVELQQVATDPEPAPELRSQLPTAAPPSAEVARKMYNPKYALVAQSNPSPTTSVGHDSPKESEASENSKKKRRRRARDEATQDAPPLHPGLINLEKAYLISYLPTWPEPDPPSDVIGFINIRDANRPTQVHLQRSEMFETSQAIRFSSPISKPQEALPEIAKPRQLTSKREEMGKLQPSQSKSETDELMVDRAKPAQQNASPGDIKSKDKTPEEESLQCRQTSESDKDKTKALNSEIKLFSNTATSPDAGHNKPYLSAHTSPQSSCKAPTPNGGRPSPRAQTVSTDNPKSDSVPESNTKKEEETTTSLNAKRTVVYRTDIEESNITEISQLCDATDSNSEDTQEKTVVSHTDSHTKAVNMRPKMTHNLQNPSVHEHISTPSASALPSECSTFRSKNNLITTAHSSTATSSHTSVSSSSTHSSFPYPTSSFTSRNLPFPSSSPPASSNLTSGPPIPKPRTVQLVLKAGSISNAQTLPEISVITRPKTSTGPQAVHSEPPAATKMPASPVKRSETASERQCNGASKEGDQKDAENTNNPKETPQQKKGVTSLETKGKEADGQHDGRTGAPSLTGTKLQTQSDVLITDAPKAASGNINEIIPKDVDSKTLASTDSETDRVQTDIKTSETPPKSCELAEVPNVTQCQIHLSRAHEPQRSSHRKLTSRDVDVLETVDSSKAPANSTSHSPYIFTDTAADSRHTDCKLDTARQNARGAFQEQTCETRSSSHTPVKALRLQLSDVSAPDLHSSTPKRESRPLTVIERSPTLDGYPPGSATSGSQTISPDPRSYTPDFRTPTPDISDGYVSSRDDSTTSEEYYECSDSPFYEPVFDLSGYQNYGTEENFISMPNAATTATNPAYLNHSLSAVKLSSTDQNSSRGETLSNTSGVSSSSLIGTKGQRREPEDTNEENGKKQDIKRGELSHAEKRTEQESEGVEGTGRDGASDTVGHFKQEGDSTETAEKGNKAQSPQKNKVQNQLAPDRAVDGGVTAGKSAYQEIERRQLSTEELKAKITSSEGERKDKTSSGRATGLNQVALRSSDAEMSESQSAREMKGQKPLHSSPKPRRLKQQDSGPFSSYRPQRSPRLLSASQLLEARPSGSRELNLTESKTLLRSLKVVDDLSSPRRPPSRPPSPVTVGSAAGRKQVSHSQQSLPFRQPPASQIRTRAGQPQSQNPYPKPQASFLHTHSKLHPQPPIEMVSAQEEHREGSVPFHLTAGRLFSLKGHKDKSKIPAQSKRGSTSSPVKGRKSTS from the exons ATGGCTCTATCACAGATACAGTGCCTGGATGATAACCACGTGAACCCGCGGACGCACGAGTCCAAACCGGAGTTCTTCTACTGCGAAGACCAGCGGCTTGCGCTCGAGGCTCTCCTGTATGACGGTCGCGAGGCGTTCGTTAGGTACCTGGAGACCCGCGGCCTCCGGGGTTTCCTCTCGGACCCGGAGCTGGAGACTTTGGCCGGCGAAGTTGAACCGTTTGACCCGGGCTCGGAGCTTTTCCTGGACAATGTCAAAGACGAGTCGCTTTCACTGCAATACTGGCCGGAGCTGTCGGACACATCCATGCCGCAGATGGACCTGGGCTGGCCGAACAACGACTCGTACCGGGGGGTGACGCGCACTACGGTGTACACGCAGCCGCCGCTGGATGGCCAGGCCCACATCAAAGAGGTTGTCAGAAAAATGATTACACAGGCGCAAAAG GTGATAGCAGTGGTGATGGATGTCTTCACCGACGTCGACATCTTCAGAGATTTGCTGGACGCTGCTTTCAGAAGGAAGGTGTCTGTTTATATCCTGCTGGAGCGCACAACACTGCCTCACTTCCTGTCCATGTGTCAGAGGGCCAACATGCATGCTGGCCACCTCAAG CATCTCCGCGTACGCTGCTCCGAAGGCACAGAGTTCTACACTCGACGCTGCACTAAGGTCAGAGGGCGAACGGGGCACAGATTCATGTTCATTGATGGAGACAAAGCTGTGTCTGGGTCATACAG TTTCACCTGGATGTCCTCACGGCTGGATAGAAATCTCATCACTGTGACTACGGGCCAGGCTGTGGATGCCTTCGACCAACTGTTTCGCTTCCTTTACATGACTTCCAGCTATGTTGAGCTCCAGCAAGTCGCAACAGACCCCGAGCCCGCGCCAGAACTCCGGTCACAACTCCCAACTGCGGCTCCCCCTTCTGCTGAGGTTGCTAGAAAAATGTACAACCCCAAATACGCCCTGGTTGCTCAGAGCAACCCCAGCCCCACCACCTCTGTTGGCCACGATAGCCCCAAAGAGTCTGAAGCTTCAGAGAACTCCAAGAAGAAGAGGCGGAGGAGGGCTAGAGATGAGGCCACACAGGATGCTCCTCCCCTCCACCCTGGGCTAATAAATCTAGAAAAAGCATACTTAATCTCATACTTGCCCACTTGGCCTGAACCTGACCCACCAAGTGATGTCATAGGGTTCATTAACATTCGGGATGCCAACAGACCGACTCAAGTTCATCTACAGCGCTCTGAGATGTTTGAAACCAGCCAAGCAATCCGGTTTAGCAGTCCAATAAGCAAGCCACAGGAAGCATTGCCAGAGATCGCAAAGCCCAGACAGCTAACTTCTAAACGTGAGGAGATGGGAAAACTCCAACCATCACAAAGTAAATCAGAGACTGATGAGTTGATGGTGGACAGAGCAAAGCCAGCACAGCAGAATGCGTCTCCTGGTGACATCAAAAGTAAAGATAAGACACCGGAAGAGGAATCCCTTCAATGTAGACAAACGTCGGAGTCTGACAAAGACAAAACTAAAGCGCTCAATTCTGAGATTAAACtcttttcaaacacagccacaaGCCCAGATGCAGGCCACAATAAACCATACCTGAGTGCACACACATCTCCCCAATCCAGCTGCAAAGCACCAACACCTAATGGGGGGAGACCTTCACCCAGAGCCCAAACTGTCTCCACTGACAATCCCAAATCAGACTCAGTCCCAGAATCAAACactaaaaaagaagaagaaactacAACAAGCTTGAATGCCAAAAGGACCGTTGTGTACAGAACAGACATAGAGGAGTCGAACATCACAGAAATCTCTCAGCTGTGTGACGCCACTGACTCAAACTCAGAAGACACACAAGAAAAAACTGTGGTGTCTCATACAGATTCACACACAAAGGCTGTTAACATGCGACCTAAAATGACTCATAACCTCCAGAATCCCAGCGTCCACGAGCATATTTCTACCCCCTCTGCTTCTGCATTGCCGTCTGAATGTTCCACCTTCCGTTCCAAAAATAACCTAATTACTACAGCGCACTCAAGCACAGCTACTAGTTCTCACACTTCTGTTTCCTCCAGCAGCACCCATTCTTCTTTTCCTTATCCCACCTCCTCTTTTACTTCACGAAATCTCCCCTTTCCTTCATCGTCACCTCCTGCATCTTCTAATTTGACCTCAGGTCCTCCCATCCCTAAGCCTCGTACTGTTCAGCTGGTACTCAAAGCTGGCAGCATCAGCAATGCTCAGACACTGCCAGAGATCAGTGTTATCACGAGGCCTAAGACCAGCACAGGGCCACAAGCAGTCCACAGTGAACCTCCTGCAGCAACTAAAATGCCAGCATCTCCAGTAAAGAGGTCCGAAACTGCCTCAGAACGACAGTGCAACGGTGCTAGTAAAGAAGGAGATCAAAAAGATGCTGAAAACACAAATAATCCCAAAGAAACTCCACAGCAAAAAAAGGGCGTGACTTCCCTAGAGACAAAGGGTAAGGAAGCTGATGGACAACATGATGGCAGAACCGGAGCGCCATCACTCACTGGAACCAAACTACAAACGCAGTCAGATGTTTTGATTACTGATGCACCCAAGGCAGCCAGTGGGAATATTAATGAAATCATTCCAAAAGATGTCGATTCCAAGACTTTGGCGTCAACAGATTCTGAGACGGACCGTGTACAGACAGACATTAAGACCTCAGAAACCCCCCCGAAAAGCTGTGAATTAGCTGAAGTGCCAAACGTGACACAATGCCAGATACACCTTTCAAGAGCACATGAACCTCAGAGATCATCACATAGAAAACTGACTTCACGGGATGTAGATGTGTTAGAGACTGTGGACTCTTCAAAAGCTCCAGCAAACAGTACATCACACAGCCCATACATATTCACTGATACTGCTGCTGACAGCAGGCACACAGACTGCAAATTAGACACTGCGAGACAGAACGCACGCGGCGCGTTTCAAGAACAAACTTGTGAAACGCGGAGTAGCTCACACACACCCGTGAAAGCCCTGCGTTTACAACTCTCCGACGTGAGCGCACCAGACTTGCATTCGTCAACCCCCAAGCGAGAATCGCGGCCGCTCACAGTTATTGAACGAAGTCCAACTCTGGACGGGTATCCTCCAGGTTCAGCCACCTCCGGTTCACAAACAATCTCCCCTGACCCACGATCATACACGCCAGACTTTCGAACACCTACACCGGACATCAGTGATGGCTACGTCTCATCAAGAGATGACTCCACCACCTCTGAAGAGTATTATGAATGTAGTGACTCTCCTTTCTATGAGCCTGTTTTTGATCTAAGTGGATATCAAAACTATGGGACAGAGGAGAATTTTATCAGCATGCCTAATGCTGCCACCACTGCCACTAATCCTGCATACCTGAATCACAGCCTGAGTGCTGTGAAATTAAGCTCCACAGACCAGAACAGCTCTCGCGGTGAGACTTTGTCAAATACTTCTGGagtctcctcttcttctttaatTGGGACAAAAGGGCAAAGAAGAGAGCCAGAGGACACAAATGAGGAAAATGGTAAAAAACAGGATATAAAACGTGGAGAACTGAGTCATGCAGAGAAGAGGACAGAGCAAGAATCCGAGGGGGTTGAGGGGACAGGCAGGGATGGGGCCAGTGACACCGTGGGGCATTTTAAACAAGAAGGTGACTCGACAGAAACGGCAGAGAAAGGCAACAAAGCCCAGTCTCCTCAGAAAAACAAGGTGCAAAACCAGTTAGCGCCAGATAGAGCGGTTGATGGAGGAGTGACTGCGGGTAAATCAGCGTATCAGGAAATAGAGCGGAGGCAGTTGTCTACTGAAGAGCTGAAAGCAAAGATCACTTCTTCTGAGGGAGAGAGAAAGGACAAAACATCCTCTGGGAGGGCGACGGGATTGAACCAGGTGGCACTAAGATCCAGCGATGCAGAGATGAGCGAGAGCCAGTCAGCCAGGGAGATGAAGGGACAGAAG cCTTTGCATTCTTCACCCAAACCACGTCGGCTTAAGCAGCAGGACTCTGGGCCTTTCTCATCTTACCGACCACAGAGATCCCCTCGACTCCTCTCAGCCTCCCAGCTACTAGAAGCGCGTCCTTCGGGAAGCCGTGAGCTGAACCTAACGGAAAGCAAAACACTCCTCAGGAGTCTCAAGGTCGTGGATGATCTGTCATCTCCTCGCAGACCCCCATCCAGGCCACCATCTCCAGTGACAGTAGGTTCTGCGGCCGGGCGGAAGCAGGTCTCCCACAGCCAGCAGAGCCTCCCCTTCCGACAGCCTCCAGCATCGCAGATAAGGACAAGGGCTGGCCAACCACAGAGCCAGAATCCTTACCCAAAACCGCAGGCCTCCTTTCTCCACACACATTCTAAGCTCCATCCTCAGCCCCCGATTGAGATGGTATCTGCACAGGAGGAACACAGAGAAGGGAGTGTTCCATTTCACTTGACTGCTGGTAGGCTATTCAGCCTTAAAGGACacaaggacaaaagcaaaatacCAGCGCAGAGCAAGAGAGGCAGCACCAGCTCTCCAGTAAAGGGACGCAAAAGCACAAGCTAG